The bacterium genome has a segment encoding these proteins:
- a CDS encoding DUF123 domain-containing protein, producing MDGVYVLLIWVKRKRKIRISKLGPLEFARGFYFYVGRALNGLEKRIKRHLEEK from the coding sequence ATGGATGGTGTTTATGTTCTTTTAATCTGGGTTAAAAGAAAAAGGAAGATTCGAATAAGTAAATTGGGGCCTCTTGAATTTGCAAGAGGCTTCTATTTTTATGTGGGCAGAGCATTGAATGGGCTGGAGAAAAGAATCAAGAGGCATCTTGAAGAAAAGTAA